One Umboniibacter marinipuniceus DNA window includes the following coding sequences:
- a CDS encoding GntR family transcriptional regulator has protein sequence MSNERPRFKTQQEAVYFELREAILRGKFQPGNSVTLRGVAEMLDVSLMPVRESLRRLTAERALQLLDNRRIAVPTMSETRLEEIYITRFTLESFAAEKAMPNIDAQAMEKLETINTLHNRAIADRDVENYIYLNFEFHRQLYSYSGLEVILPLIESLWLQIAPFMRMISNRFAEEGDFDESEDKHLEILEAIRKQNGTRLKHLIQDDILDGVRIQQEMMGWEVSN, from the coding sequence ATGTCCAACGAACGCCCCCGTTTTAAAACACAACAGGAAGCCGTTTACTTCGAGCTGCGCGAAGCCATTCTTAGAGGGAAGTTTCAGCCTGGTAATAGCGTGACACTGCGCGGGGTAGCAGAAATGCTCGATGTGAGTTTGATGCCTGTGCGTGAATCCTTGCGTCGCCTCACTGCCGAACGTGCCTTGCAGCTATTAGACAATCGTCGCATTGCCGTACCAACCATGAGCGAAACACGGCTCGAGGAAATTTACATTACTCGTTTCACACTCGAGTCCTTCGCCGCTGAAAAAGCCATGCCCAACATCGATGCGCAAGCAATGGAAAAACTGGAGACTATCAATACGCTCCATAACCGTGCTATCGCTGACAGAGATGTCGAAAACTATATTTACCTCAACTTTGAATTTCATCGTCAGCTATACAGTTACAGTGGGCTCGAGGTAATCCTTCCGTTAATAGAAAGTCTCTGGCTACAAATCGCCCCATTCATGAGAATGATTAGTAATCGCTTTGCTGAGGAAGGCGACTTCGATGAGTCAGAAGATAAACATCTGGAGATTTTAGAAGCTATCCGCAAACAGAACGGCACCCGCCTTAAACATTTAATTCAAGACGACATTCTAGATGGAGTGCGGATTCAGCAGGAAATGATGGGCTGGGAAGTCTCCAATTAG
- a CDS encoding Na+/H+ antiporter NhaC family protein, translating to MTEHFGILSLIPTAIVLIIAIITRRTIAAVICGVIAAFILIDGINFLPSISTAVLNVMQAEDTGWVLLVCGLYGSFIALLVRAGGAQAFGNMVTKRVTTKQGSLLWTWLLGLVIFLDDYLNSLTVSSSMKKVTDSHKTSREMLSYVVDSTAAPICLIIPISTWAVYFASLLESNGVAADGEGINIFIQSIPYMFYPFVAVVMVPLVITGVIPLLGKMKLAEERAERTGQVIPPGSEHIELDDPYEAGTNDSPSISLFFVPILVLIGFTIWFDIDLLIGVIAGILITFLQYWIMGALKPSEMCDSVIAGLKTMLPVLTILISVFTLIEANNALGFTAFVIETVSPLMSAKMLPIVTFITMAFISFTTGSNWGVFGLAIPVVFPLAEALDVNIYLVAGALFSASGFGSQACFYSDSTVLTAQGAGCSSYDHAITQLPYALIAAGISALGFLVIS from the coding sequence ATGACCGAGCACTTTGGCATCCTCAGCCTAATCCCCACAGCCATCGTATTAATCATTGCCATTATCACTCGTAGGACGATTGCCGCGGTAATTTGCGGCGTTATTGCTGCATTCATTCTCATTGATGGTATTAACTTCCTACCGTCAATTTCAACCGCTGTATTGAATGTTATGCAGGCCGAAGACACTGGCTGGGTTCTATTGGTCTGTGGACTCTACGGTAGCTTCATCGCTCTGCTCGTTCGCGCAGGAGGTGCTCAGGCATTCGGCAATATGGTCACCAAGCGGGTAACCACTAAACAGGGATCATTATTGTGGACTTGGTTGCTAGGTCTCGTCATTTTCCTTGATGACTACCTCAACTCACTCACTGTGAGTTCATCAATGAAGAAGGTCACAGACAGTCACAAGACCTCTCGAGAAATGCTGAGTTACGTTGTAGATTCCACCGCAGCGCCGATTTGCCTGATTATTCCCATCTCCACGTGGGCAGTCTATTTTGCTAGCCTGCTAGAAAGTAATGGGGTTGCAGCGGACGGAGAAGGTATAAACATATTCATCCAGTCCATTCCCTATATGTTCTACCCATTTGTTGCCGTAGTGATGGTGCCGCTCGTCATTACCGGCGTCATCCCCTTGCTTGGAAAAATGAAGTTGGCTGAGGAACGCGCCGAGCGGACTGGACAGGTCATCCCGCCGGGCAGCGAGCATATTGAACTCGACGACCCCTATGAAGCAGGAACCAATGATTCACCAAGCATCAGCCTATTCTTTGTGCCAATTTTAGTATTGATAGGTTTTACCATCTGGTTTGATATTGACCTCCTAATTGGCGTGATCGCCGGCATCCTGATTACATTTCTTCAATATTGGATAATGGGAGCACTCAAACCCAGCGAGATGTGTGACAGTGTTATCGCGGGCCTTAAGACCATGCTGCCAGTGCTAACTATCCTTATTTCCGTCTTCACACTCATTGAGGCAAATAATGCTTTAGGATTCACCGCTTTCGTCATTGAGACTGTCTCGCCGTTGATGAGCGCCAAGATGCTGCCTATTGTGACGTTCATCACCATGGCCTTCATTTCCTTCACCACCGGATCGAATTGGGGTGTCTTTGGCTTGGCGATTCCGGTTGTTTTTCCGTTAGCCGAGGCCTTAGACGTCAACATCTACCTTGTTGCCGGGGCACTCTTTTCAGCAAGCGGTTTTGGTAGTCAGGCATGTTTCTATAGCGACTCTACCGTCTTAACGGCCCAGGGAGCAGGCTGCAGCAGTTATGACCATGCTATTACCCAGCTTCCTTACGCGTTAATTGCGGCAGGTATTTCCGCGCTTGGTTTCCTAGTGATTAGCTAG
- the speB gene encoding agmatinase, which produces MSHSDDNTFLREDYSMFANQFSFMGFPLSRKLDASCDTVIMGVPYDLATSGRAGARSGPNAVRQASGNLKWEGYRWPWDFSVDEVLSPIDYGDVQFYFGDSEHMLSQVEEAAFKIVSAGKTLVSFGGDHFVTLPLLRGHAKHHGKLSLIHFDAHTDSYKEDERYSHGSMFYHAPNEGLIDPASSIQVGIRTSYHRAGHPFEVIDAHDANNSTVEDIVQRIKDRVGDNKVYLSFDIDCLDPAYAPGTGTPVVGGLSTNKILQVLQGLRDINLVGCDLVEVSPAYDQSEITALAGATIALQFLYMIASKAR; this is translated from the coding sequence ATGAGTCATAGCGATGATAATACCTTTTTACGCGAAGACTATTCGATGTTTGCCAACCAATTTAGTTTCATGGGTTTTCCGCTGAGCCGAAAATTGGATGCTTCGTGTGACACGGTCATTATGGGAGTACCATACGATCTCGCCACCTCGGGCCGAGCGGGCGCTCGAAGCGGTCCCAATGCGGTTCGCCAAGCAAGTGGCAACTTGAAGTGGGAGGGTTATCGTTGGCCCTGGGATTTTTCCGTCGATGAGGTGCTATCCCCAATCGATTATGGCGATGTGCAATTCTACTTTGGTGATAGTGAGCATATGCTTAGTCAAGTTGAAGAGGCTGCCTTCAAGATTGTCAGTGCCGGTAAGACCTTAGTCAGCTTTGGCGGCGATCATTTTGTGACGCTTCCGCTGTTGCGCGGGCATGCCAAGCATCATGGAAAGCTCAGCTTGATTCACTTTGATGCGCATACGGACAGCTACAAAGAGGACGAACGCTACTCGCACGGTTCAATGTTCTACCACGCGCCTAACGAGGGTTTGATTGATCCCGCTTCGTCAATTCAAGTTGGCATTCGCACAAGCTACCACCGAGCGGGTCATCCCTTTGAAGTGATCGATGCACACGATGCCAACAATTCCACGGTGGAAGATATTGTGCAGCGGATCAAAGACCGCGTTGGCGACAACAAGGTGTATTTGAGCTTTGATATCGACTGTCTGGACCCCGCCTATGCGCCGGGTACCGGAACCCCAGTTGTTGGAGGATTGAGCACCAACAAGATCCTGCAGGTACTGCAAGGCTTGAGAGATATAAACTTGGTGGGTTGCGATTTGGTTGAAGTTTCTCCGGCCTACGACCAATCGGAAATTACGGCACTAGCGGGCGCTACCATTGCCTTGCAGTTTTTGTACATGATAGCGTCCAAGGCGCGCTAA
- a CDS encoding DUF885 domain-containing protein, which yields MKRFAKYIGLLLIIVIAGGGTFAAYEWNADKPFRFRSLLDREVVKLAFEDPETLTSLGFLEGLGIKDHNAHLSDASLAHDQRLMAKAMEIKALIEAYSDSELSENDLLSKRIALYLLDYLEAAAPYQYHNYPANQLFGIQSAFPSFMQAQHQVHDLEDAENYLHRMTELPRKFNQYMEGLTLREERNILPPRFVVQRVLDEMNAFVATPPTENILYTALEEKLSSASDISDEQKSDLLARAVDLIETDVYPAYDTFIDYFNRVIDKTNSDDGIWHLPQGDEVYALALQFFTTTDYTADEIHEIGLREVDRIQAEILAILAAEGYDTSVGFTAAMEVLSANPDFYYEDSDAGRAQILEDYQIILDEIDAGIDSAFNIRPIAGMEVVRIPEFKEKTSPGAYYQQPAIDGSRPGRFFANLYDIKATPKFGMRTLAYHEGIPGHHFQIAIAMELEGMPLIRRMSPFTAYTEGWALYAEQVAWEQGFQNDPYDNIGRLVAELFRAVRLVVDTGIHHQRWTREEAIDYMLSNTGMAESDVVSEIERYIVMPGQATAYKIGMMKILELRSKAQNALGDRFDIRDFHDVVLKNGAVPLAILEELVDQYIAERNAQ from the coding sequence ATGAAGAGATTCGCAAAGTATATTGGCCTCCTGCTGATCATAGTTATCGCAGGCGGAGGCACCTTTGCCGCGTACGAATGGAATGCAGACAAACCGTTCAGGTTCAGATCTTTACTGGACCGAGAAGTTGTTAAGCTAGCCTTCGAAGACCCCGAAACACTCACTTCACTTGGGTTTCTAGAGGGCCTGGGCATAAAGGATCATAACGCGCACCTTAGCGATGCAAGCCTGGCCCATGACCAGCGGCTGATGGCAAAAGCTATGGAGATTAAGGCGCTTATTGAAGCCTATTCCGATAGCGAGCTCAGTGAAAACGACTTGCTTTCCAAGCGTATCGCACTTTATCTATTAGACTACCTTGAGGCCGCCGCGCCCTACCAATACCATAATTACCCTGCTAACCAATTATTTGGTATTCAAAGTGCTTTCCCAAGTTTTATGCAAGCTCAGCATCAGGTTCATGATCTCGAAGATGCAGAAAACTATTTACATCGAATGACCGAATTACCGCGTAAGTTCAATCAGTACATGGAAGGCTTAACACTTCGAGAAGAGCGAAACATACTCCCTCCTAGGTTCGTTGTTCAGCGTGTCTTGGATGAGATGAACGCCTTTGTCGCAACACCGCCAACTGAAAACATTCTATACACCGCATTGGAAGAAAAACTATCTTCAGCCTCGGACATTAGCGACGAACAAAAGAGTGATTTACTCGCACGGGCAGTGGATCTTATCGAGACAGATGTTTACCCAGCGTACGATACCTTCATCGACTATTTCAATCGTGTTATCGATAAAACTAATTCGGATGACGGTATATGGCACCTTCCGCAGGGCGACGAAGTCTATGCGCTAGCGCTGCAGTTCTTTACTACTACCGATTATACGGCGGATGAAATCCACGAGATCGGCTTACGTGAAGTTGACCGCATCCAAGCTGAAATTCTGGCTATCTTAGCCGCCGAAGGCTATGACACTTCAGTTGGATTCACGGCGGCAATGGAAGTTCTGAGCGCCAACCCTGACTTCTACTACGAAGACAGTGATGCGGGCCGAGCACAAATCCTTGAGGACTATCAAATCATCCTGGATGAAATTGATGCAGGGATAGATAGCGCCTTCAACATCCGACCCATCGCCGGCATGGAAGTAGTTAGAATTCCAGAGTTCAAGGAGAAGACTTCACCGGGCGCTTATTATCAGCAACCAGCCATTGATGGCTCACGACCTGGTCGTTTCTTCGCCAATTTATATGATATCAAGGCAACACCAAAGTTCGGCATGCGCACATTAGCCTATCATGAAGGCATCCCCGGTCATCACTTCCAAATCGCGATAGCTATGGAACTTGAGGGCATGCCGCTGATTCGCCGCATGTCACCGTTTACAGCCTATACAGAAGGCTGGGCACTCTACGCAGAGCAAGTCGCTTGGGAGCAGGGATTCCAAAATGACCCTTACGATAATATCGGCCGCCTAGTGGCTGAGCTCTTCCGTGCCGTGCGCTTGGTAGTGGATACTGGTATTCACCATCAGCGCTGGACCCGCGAAGAAGCCATTGACTATATGCTGTCGAATACTGGGATGGCGGAAAGCGATGTCGTCTCAGAAATCGAGCGTTATATTGTTATGCCGGGGCAGGCCACAGCCTATAAGATTGGCATGATGAAGATTCTTGAGCTTCGTAGCAAAGCACAAAATGCCTTGGGTGATCGCTTCGATATTCGCGACTTCCATGACGTAGTACTGAAAAATGGCGCCGTTCCACTCGCCATCTTAGAAGAGCTCGTTGATCAGTATATTGCTGAACGTAACGCGCAATAA
- a CDS encoding TonB-dependent receptor gives MTFNYNKLSAAVLAVVGSVALSSGAQAQGPEIEEVLVTAQKREQTLQDIPVAVSAFGGDFMKKANITDVRGLVDFTPGFSGRTEDSFTDALAMRGVVTNDFGIGGDPSVAVFQDGVWAGRTGGVQMSFYDISRAEVVKGPQGTLFGRNAIAGAVEIITNKPTDEFEASVDFTLAQYNHLEGTATINQPLTDNLYFRASVYGMKNDGYLENVQGGDDLGFHDNKSARLAMRYVDDFVDATLMYQTESRDQDPSVYWNPDAGLPTDKVDIDLKGGEGFDTADIDLITLHADFALSEALTLSSITAYKTYDFDYLEDYDAGPELVNNYRQKNDVEYTSQEFRLTFADDGPLSGFAGISAYQEDIDGFFEYIYDEDAMCRAIAMTDAGDFDSSLGPVTDCSSPGFADYWGEQIDPADQVMGKAEQSYVDVANSGYAVYGDLTYSVTERLDITAGARYTLDKKEMMNEVLDSGGALYNHFNYEFMTDGALSNEAEWSEFTPRIAMNYDINDDVALYANAAKGYKSGGFASFGFEIFGNDLDGDDYVLSPGEAVPMQFEPETVMSYEVGMKTRLLDNSMQFNVALFTYTYDDLQLAYFDEGSTQVANVGEATGAGLEMDLRYLPSENWDIFLAGAYLSTEITEDEDMVNVGACGGCEGNTLPFAPELSASAIVTYLQPLSNGDMFFTTEVIYQSEMFGGPDNFESVAVQPWTEVAFRLGYDSNSDWNVALFVENVTDETYFERGWENADENNEYGYGLPNAYVWPSKPRTVGVSFGMSFN, from the coding sequence ATGACGTTTAATTATAATAAGTTGTCAGCTGCTGTATTGGCTGTAGTAGGATCGGTAGCGTTAAGCTCGGGTGCTCAAGCACAAGGTCCTGAAATTGAAGAAGTACTCGTAACGGCACAGAAACGTGAGCAGACGCTACAGGACATCCCCGTAGCAGTATCTGCATTCGGTGGCGATTTCATGAAGAAGGCGAACATCACTGACGTTCGTGGTCTTGTTGATTTCACACCTGGTTTCAGTGGTCGTACTGAGGACAGCTTCACTGATGCGCTAGCGATGCGTGGCGTTGTAACGAACGATTTCGGTATTGGTGGTGATCCATCAGTAGCGGTATTCCAAGATGGCGTTTGGGCTGGCCGTACCGGTGGTGTTCAGATGTCGTTTTACGATATTTCACGTGCTGAAGTTGTAAAAGGTCCTCAGGGTACGCTATTTGGTCGTAACGCAATTGCCGGTGCAGTAGAAATTATTACCAATAAGCCAACCGACGAATTTGAAGCTAGCGTTGATTTCACGCTTGCTCAGTACAATCACCTTGAAGGTACCGCAACGATCAACCAGCCGTTGACCGACAACCTTTACTTCCGTGCCAGCGTGTACGGTATGAAAAACGACGGTTATCTTGAGAACGTGCAAGGTGGAGACGATTTAGGTTTCCATGATAACAAGTCTGCTCGTTTGGCAATGCGTTACGTTGATGATTTCGTTGACGCGACCTTAATGTATCAAACCGAAAGCCGTGATCAGGATCCATCAGTATACTGGAATCCAGACGCTGGCCTACCTACCGATAAGGTTGATATCGACCTGAAAGGTGGTGAGGGTTTCGACACTGCTGATATCGATTTAATCACATTACACGCAGATTTCGCCTTGAGTGAAGCGCTAACGCTTAGCTCTATTACCGCGTACAAGACTTACGACTTTGATTACCTCGAAGACTATGACGCCGGTCCTGAGTTAGTGAACAACTACCGTCAAAAGAACGACGTAGAATACACTAGCCAAGAGTTCCGTCTAACCTTCGCAGACGATGGCCCACTCTCTGGTTTTGCGGGTATCTCTGCATACCAAGAAGACATTGATGGCTTCTTTGAGTACATCTATGACGAAGACGCAATGTGTCGCGCTATTGCGATGACCGATGCAGGTGATTTTGATTCGTCACTCGGCCCTGTTACCGACTGTTCTTCGCCTGGTTTTGCGGACTACTGGGGTGAGCAAATTGATCCTGCGGATCAAGTGATGGGCAAAGCTGAGCAGAGCTATGTAGATGTCGCGAACTCGGGTTACGCTGTCTACGGTGACTTGACCTACTCTGTAACCGAACGTCTTGATATCACCGCTGGTGCTCGCTATACGCTCGACAAGAAAGAAATGATGAATGAAGTTCTTGATAGTGGCGGTGCACTTTACAACCACTTCAACTATGAGTTCATGACTGACGGAGCGCTCTCAAACGAAGCAGAATGGAGTGAGTTCACGCCGCGTATCGCAATGAACTATGACATCAATGATGATGTTGCGTTGTATGCAAATGCTGCGAAAGGCTACAAGTCTGGCGGCTTCGCATCATTCGGTTTCGAAATCTTCGGTAACGATCTTGATGGTGATGACTATGTGTTGAGCCCAGGCGAAGCCGTCCCGATGCAGTTTGAGCCTGAGACAGTAATGAGCTACGAAGTTGGTATGAAGACGCGTCTTCTTGACAACTCTATGCAGTTCAACGTTGCCTTGTTCACTTACACCTACGATGACCTTCAGCTTGCTTACTTCGACGAAGGTTCTACTCAGGTTGCGAACGTTGGTGAAGCAACGGGCGCAGGTCTTGAAATGGATCTACGTTACTTGCCAAGCGAGAACTGGGATATCTTCCTTGCCGGTGCTTACTTGAGCACGGAGATTACTGAAGACGAAGATATGGTCAACGTTGGTGCCTGTGGCGGTTGTGAAGGTAATACGCTTCCGTTCGCGCCTGAGCTAAGTGCGTCGGCAATTGTGACCTATCTTCAGCCGCTTTCTAACGGTGACATGTTCTTCACTACTGAAGTGATCTATCAGAGCGAAATGTTCGGCGGACCAGACAACTTCGAATCCGTTGCCGTTCAGCCTTGGACAGAAGTTGCTTTCCGTTTAGGTTACGATAGCAATAGCGATTGGAACGTAGCACTGTTCGTTGAGAACGTCACTGACGAGACTTACTTCGAGCGTGGCTGGGAGAACGCGGACGAAAACAACGAGTATGGCTACGGTCTTCCTAACGCGTACGTATGGCCTTCCAAGCCACGTACTGTAGGCGTTAGCTTCGGTATGTCGTTCAACTAA
- a CDS encoding sterol desaturase family protein yields the protein MTSMIVFAAIPIFFILIGVEWWLDHRSGKHYMPFADAFGSLALGVWSISTKVILISIGGWIYLDLLSGVTLFSSIAMTPLMWLVAFVLYDFCYYWFHRISHECNFFWASHVVHHQSEEYNLTTALRQTSSGLFGFLFYFPLYIIGFSPSVIATVGAINLVYQFWVHTRYIDRLGWLDRVFVTPSNHRVHHGQNDVYIDKNHGGVLVVWDRLFGTFQDEIPGLKIAYGVTVPVRSLSPLAANLQVWKQMLRDIPRAANWREAFRLVFGRTGWRSESMQEDFPLAKTMARGGTLSRYQPSVEMPMIAYAAFQLTVCSLLATFFALNSASYNEPTLWLTWLLISTPLVTCARLMERRINSYRWECLRLLVSVMVVLALPLSLHIHLLLSYLIINCLALALLGHTMRGSEQYPSSSS from the coding sequence ATGACAAGTATGATCGTGTTTGCAGCGATTCCAATCTTCTTTATTCTGATTGGCGTAGAATGGTGGTTAGACCATCGTAGTGGCAAACACTATATGCCCTTTGCTGACGCCTTTGGCTCGCTGGCCCTTGGTGTTTGGAGTATCTCTACCAAAGTGATCTTAATCAGTATTGGCGGTTGGATATACTTGGATCTGCTCAGTGGCGTAACCCTATTTTCGAGCATAGCGATGACACCACTGATGTGGCTGGTTGCCTTTGTGCTTTACGACTTCTGCTACTACTGGTTCCATCGTATTAGTCATGAATGTAACTTCTTTTGGGCGAGTCATGTTGTTCATCATCAAAGCGAGGAGTACAACCTGACAACCGCCCTACGGCAGACAAGTAGCGGTCTATTTGGTTTTCTCTTCTATTTCCCACTGTATATCATCGGCTTCAGTCCTAGTGTCATTGCTACGGTTGGCGCAATTAATCTCGTCTACCAATTCTGGGTTCACACTCGCTATATTGATCGTTTGGGTTGGTTGGACCGCGTGTTTGTAACCCCGTCCAATCATCGGGTACATCATGGTCAGAATGATGTGTACATTGATAAGAATCATGGCGGAGTGTTGGTGGTTTGGGATAGGTTGTTTGGGACCTTCCAAGACGAAATACCTGGCTTGAAAATTGCGTATGGCGTTACGGTTCCTGTAAGGAGTCTCTCTCCGCTGGCGGCGAACCTACAGGTTTGGAAGCAGATGCTTCGTGACATCCCTAGGGCCGCAAACTGGCGAGAGGCATTTCGCCTGGTTTTTGGCAGGACTGGTTGGCGTTCTGAGTCAATGCAGGAAGACTTCCCACTAGCGAAAACGATGGCTCGCGGTGGAACGCTTTCTCGCTATCAGCCGTCAGTGGAAATGCCAATGATTGCCTATGCGGCCTTCCAACTTACGGTGTGTAGTCTTTTAGCAACCTTCTTCGCGCTGAATTCGGCCAGCTATAATGAGCCTACTCTTTGGTTGACCTGGTTGTTGATTAGCACTCCGCTGGTAACGTGCGCAAGACTGATGGAGAGACGAATCAATAGCTATCGCTGGGAGTGTTTGCGACTACTAGTGTCTGTGATGGTAGTGCTGGCGTTACCACTCAGTCTCCACATTCACTTGCTCCTAAGCTATCTCATAATAAATTGTCTGGCATTGGCACTACTCGGCCACACAATGCGTGGTTCCGAGCAGTACCCATCTAGCTCTAGCTAA
- a CDS encoding aspartate aminotransferase family protein, with the protein MNKPMNSAELKAIDGEHHLHPFTDFKDLKERGTRIVTKAENVYIYTDEGQKLLDGMSGLWCCNLGYSQPSIVEAVAKQMAELPYYNNFFQCSHPPAIQLSKELTDLAPAHINNVFFTNSGSEGNDTVIRLVNRYWDLKGQPEKCNIIARKNAYHGSTVAAASLGGMGYMHKQFNTLGNIHHVDQPYWFDEGGNMTPEEFGLKAAKSLEDKILELGPETVGAFIAEPIQGAGGVIIPPSTYWPAVQEILNKYDILFISDEVIFGFGRTGKMFGCDYYGTKPDMINFAKAVTNGYQPLGGVLVGDKVTDVLKTQGGDFNHGFTYSGHPAAAAAALATLKVMRDENIVENVEKELGPYLAEKLAVVAEHPLVGEVRSVGLVGAIELVKDKKTRARWGSDGEAGGACRQASLNNDLVMRATGDIMLVAPPLVITKAQIDELIQKAMKALDEAHEQLKRDFA; encoded by the coding sequence ATGAACAAGCCAATGAACTCTGCTGAACTCAAAGCAATAGATGGTGAGCATCACCTTCACCCATTTACTGACTTTAAAGACCTTAAAGAGCGCGGTACGCGAATTGTCACTAAGGCAGAGAATGTATACATCTACACGGACGAAGGCCAGAAGCTACTTGATGGTATGTCCGGCCTATGGTGCTGCAACCTTGGCTACTCTCAGCCATCTATCGTTGAAGCGGTTGCAAAGCAAATGGCTGAACTGCCTTACTACAACAACTTCTTCCAGTGCTCACACCCTCCAGCGATTCAACTTTCAAAAGAGTTGACTGACCTTGCCCCGGCGCACATTAACAACGTTTTCTTTACTAACTCTGGTTCGGAAGGCAATGATACGGTTATTCGTCTTGTAAACCGTTACTGGGACCTTAAAGGTCAGCCTGAAAAGTGCAATATCATTGCTCGTAAGAATGCCTACCATGGTTCGACCGTTGCCGCGGCTAGCTTGGGCGGCATGGGCTACATGCATAAGCAGTTCAACACGCTAGGAAACATCCACCACGTAGATCAGCCTTACTGGTTCGACGAAGGCGGCAATATGACGCCTGAAGAGTTTGGTCTAAAGGCGGCTAAGTCACTCGAAGACAAGATTTTAGAGTTGGGTCCGGAAACAGTTGGCGCCTTCATCGCAGAACCTATTCAAGGTGCTGGCGGCGTCATCATCCCACCTTCAACCTACTGGCCTGCGGTTCAAGAAATCCTTAATAAGTACGATATCCTGTTCATCTCAGATGAAGTGATCTTCGGCTTTGGTCGTACCGGCAAAATGTTCGGTTGTGACTACTACGGTACTAAGCCAGACATGATTAACTTTGCCAAAGCGGTGACTAACGGCTACCAGCCACTAGGCGGAGTATTAGTTGGCGACAAAGTAACTGACGTACTAAAAACTCAGGGCGGTGACTTCAACCACGGTTTCACTTACTCAGGTCACCCTGCTGCCGCAGCCGCAGCATTAGCAACGTTAAAAGTAATGCGCGATGAAAACATCGTGGAGAACGTTGAGAAAGAACTTGGCCCTTACCTCGCCGAGAAGTTGGCAGTCGTAGCGGAACACCCACTTGTAGGTGAAGTTCGCTCAGTTGGGCTTGTTGGCGCAATTGAGTTAGTTAAAGACAAGAAAACTCGCGCTCGCTGGGGATCGGATGGCGAAGCTGGCGGTGCTTGTCGTCAGGCGTCATTGAATAATGACCTAGTAATGCGTGCTACGGGTGATATTATGCTTGTTGCACCACCGCTGGTGATTACTAAGGCTCAGATTGACGAGTTGATTCAGAAAGCAATGAAAGCGCTCGACGAAGCACACGAGCAGCTGAAACGCGATTTCGCGTAA